Proteins encoded together in one Thermodesulfobacteriota bacterium window:
- a CDS encoding alpha-E domain-containing protein translates to MLSRVASSIYWMARYMERAENIARFVDVNLHLMLDGPVETEEQWEPLVIVTGDHKQFKERYGVANKDNVINFLTFDRENPNSIISSVSSARENARSVREVISSEMWAQINQFYYDLLDAEKAGVALDTPYDFYNRIKSYSHLFIGTTDTTMSHGESWHFDQVGRLLERADKTSRILDVKYFFLLPRVEDVGTPIDNIGWAALLNSASAFEMYRKKFRRITPNDVAMFLILDLKFPRSIRYCLLKAQISLHEITGTVIGTFTNKAERRLGRLRSELDYANIDEIISVGLHEFLDSFQTKLNGVGDAIFDTFFSLRPTEKEMQSREASQ, encoded by the coding sequence ATGCTTAGTAGAGTAGCTAGCTCAATATACTGGATGGCCCGATACATGGAAAGGGCCGAGAATATTGCCCGATTCGTAGATGTGAATCTTCATCTAATGTTAGATGGTCCCGTAGAAACTGAAGAGCAGTGGGAACCGCTTGTAATAGTTACCGGAGATCACAAACAGTTTAAGGAAAGATACGGGGTTGCAAATAAAGATAATGTTATAAATTTTCTTACATTTGATAGAGAAAATCCAAATTCTATAATTTCATCAGTTAGTTCTGCCAGAGAAAATGCGCGTTCAGTCAGAGAGGTTATTTCTTCAGAGATGTGGGCGCAGATAAATCAATTCTACTACGATTTGCTAGATGCAGAAAAAGCAGGAGTCGCGCTTGATACGCCGTATGATTTTTATAATAGGATAAAGTCATATAGTCACCTGTTTATAGGTACCACTGATACGACTATGTCGCATGGGGAGTCTTGGCATTTTGACCAAGTGGGGAGGTTGCTTGAGAGGGCCGACAAAACTTCAAGGATACTTGATGTTAAATATTTTTTCCTTCTACCAAGGGTAGAAGATGTTGGAACTCCAATAGATAATATAGGCTGGGCTGCATTATTAAATTCCGCAAGCGCCTTTGAAATGTATAGGAAGAAGTTTAGAAGAATTACGCCTAATGATGTTGCGATGTTTCTAATATTGGATCTTAAATTTCCAAGATCAATCAGATATTGCCTTCTAAAAGCCCAGATTTCGCTTCATGAAATCACAGGAACGGTTATCGGAACATTCACCAACAAAGCAGAAAGACGTCTTGGGCGTCTTCGCTCTGAGCTTGACTACGCAAATATAGATGAAATAATTTCTGTTGGACTGCATGAGTTCTTAGACAGTTTCCAGACCAAGTTAAACGGAGTAGGGGACGCAATATTTGATACATTTTTCTCTCTACGTCCTACGGAAAAGGAAATGCAATCTAGAGAGGCTTCACAGTGA